A genomic window from Fibrobacterota bacterium includes:
- the pbpC gene encoding penicillin-binding protein 1C, with protein MTSTRRSVRIRHPRLLGFLGVAVLVLPTLWLAGSLDRRFAGVPRSLVVLDRQGELLDARIASDTQWRFPDLTDTLPARYLQAVVAFEDRRFFWHPGVDPVGIVGALRANASSRSVERGASTLTMQVVRLSRANPPRTLSEKILEAILAVAVEVRHSKKEILRAYASHAPFGGNTVGLEAASWRYFGRSPAALSWGEAALLAVLPNQPSLLHPGRHRDALLQKRNRLIASLRDQGAMDSLEAQLAMAEPLPGPPPPLPRLASPLLQTLHEEHPRRAAFPTNLDASLQSRLLEELRNAGQGLRRQGIGNGAVVILDNKTGFVIAYAGNVPGADTASSGATMDLVRARRSSGSILKPFLYEMLFEGGELFPWTLVPDIPTTYAGFLPENFDRTWKGALPAAEALALSRNAPAAKLLAQAGVGRFHSRLRSLGLSTLNRPAESYGLSLILGGAEATVWDLAGMYARLSADAQTLPSWNEARLLSDSSKRSEVRPRFSPAAAWWTLETLREVNRPDEDKFWKDHVGSRPLAWKTGTSNGHRDAWAVGTSPRWTVAVWVGNPDGAGMPDIVGRDAAAPVLFRVVSLLPPDGWFARPVNGWKMAEICPSSGRPAGPYCPVRDPRAVLDVPLHVAPCSYHQTIMVNPQGRRAHDGCANGSSLESKTVFSLPPEQAFFWNNSHSDEPALPSWSPACAPTDEDRLVIAYPAPGAKLYLPRNLDERRNPTVLRAAFTGKGKLHWHLDGRYLGATEQDHQIPVVLAEGEHTATVVDGSGRSVRRTFTVLSP; from the coding sequence TTGACCTCCACGCGCCGCTCTGTCAGAATCCGACATCCTCGACTCCTGGGCTTCCTGGGAGTCGCGGTGTTGGTGCTGCCCACGCTTTGGCTGGCTGGCAGCCTGGATCGGCGTTTCGCGGGAGTCCCTCGCTCCCTGGTGGTGCTGGACCGGCAAGGCGAACTGTTGGACGCACGGATCGCCTCCGACACCCAATGGCGGTTTCCCGATCTGACCGATACCCTTCCGGCCCGTTACCTCCAAGCCGTGGTGGCGTTCGAAGACCGTCGTTTTTTTTGGCATCCGGGAGTGGATCCCGTCGGCATCGTGGGCGCATTGCGCGCCAACGCGAGCTCCCGGTCGGTCGAGCGCGGCGCCAGCACCCTCACCATGCAGGTGGTGCGTCTATCCCGCGCCAATCCCCCGCGCACGCTCTCGGAAAAGATCCTGGAAGCGATCCTCGCCGTGGCGGTGGAAGTGCGCCATTCCAAGAAGGAAATCCTGCGCGCCTACGCCTCCCACGCGCCTTTTGGGGGCAACACCGTGGGGCTGGAAGCCGCGTCGTGGCGCTACTTCGGGCGCAGCCCCGCCGCCTTGAGCTGGGGCGAAGCCGCGCTGTTGGCGGTGCTTCCCAACCAGCCTTCGCTATTGCATCCCGGCCGTCACCGCGATGCGTTGCTCCAAAAGCGAAATCGTTTGATCGCCAGCCTTCGCGACCAAGGCGCGATGGACAGTCTGGAAGCCCAGCTTGCCATGGCCGAGCCACTCCCCGGACCACCACCGCCACTGCCCCGGCTGGCCAGCCCGCTGCTGCAAACCCTCCACGAAGAACACCCCCGGCGCGCGGCGTTTCCCACCAACCTCGACGCCTCGCTCCAAAGCCGCCTGCTGGAGGAGCTTCGCAACGCAGGTCAGGGCCTGCGCCGGCAAGGAATCGGCAACGGCGCGGTGGTGATCCTGGACAACAAGACGGGTTTTGTCATCGCCTACGCCGGGAATGTCCCCGGGGCGGACACGGCCAGTTCGGGTGCCACCATGGATCTGGTGCGGGCACGTCGCAGCTCGGGGAGCATCCTCAAGCCATTCCTGTACGAGATGCTCTTCGAGGGCGGCGAACTGTTCCCGTGGACCTTGGTTCCCGACATCCCCACCACCTACGCGGGATTTTTGCCGGAAAACTTCGATCGCACCTGGAAGGGCGCGTTGCCCGCCGCGGAGGCGTTGGCCCTTTCGCGCAATGCGCCCGCCGCCAAGCTGTTGGCCCAAGCGGGAGTCGGGAGATTCCATTCAAGGCTGAGATCGCTGGGACTTTCCACCTTGAATCGCCCGGCCGAAAGCTACGGCCTTTCCTTGATCCTGGGCGGGGCGGAAGCGACCGTGTGGGATCTGGCGGGCATGTACGCGCGGCTTTCCGCCGACGCCCAAACGCTCCCTTCCTGGAACGAGGCGCGGCTGCTTTCCGATTCTTCCAAACGAAGCGAGGTTCGCCCCCGATTTTCGCCCGCCGCGGCCTGGTGGACCCTGGAGACCCTGCGCGAGGTCAACCGCCCCGACGAAGACAAATTCTGGAAAGACCACGTGGGATCCCGACCCCTGGCCTGGAAGACCGGCACCAGCAACGGCCACCGCGACGCCTGGGCCGTGGGCACCTCGCCGCGCTGGACCGTGGCGGTGTGGGTGGGCAACCCGGATGGTGCCGGCATGCCCGACATCGTGGGGCGCGACGCCGCCGCCCCGGTCTTGTTCCGCGTGGTCTCGCTGTTGCCTCCCGACGGCTGGTTTGCGCGCCCCGTCAACGGCTGGAAGATGGCCGAAATTTGTCCCTCCTCGGGACGGCCCGCCGGGCCCTACTGCCCCGTGCGCGATCCGCGCGCGGTGTTGGATGTTCCGCTGCACGTGGCTCCCTGTTCTTACCACCAGACCATCATGGTGAACCCCCAAGGCCGACGCGCCCACGACGGCTGCGCCAATGGCTCCAGCCTTGAATCCAAGACCGTGTTTTCGCTTCCGCCGGAGCAGGCGTTCTTCTGGAACAACTCCCACTCCGACGAGCCCGCCCTTCCCTCCTGGAGCCCGGCCTGCGCGCCCACCGATGAAGACCGCTTGGTGATCGCCTACCCTGCGCCCGGCGCCAAGCTGTACCTGCCGCGCAACCTCGATGAACGGCGCAATCCCACCGTGCTGCGCGCCGCCTTCACGGGCAAAGGCAAGCTCCATTGGCATTTGGACGGACGTTACCTTGGCGCCACCGAACAGGACCACCAGATCCCGGTGGTGCTGGCGGAAGGCGAGCACACGGCCACGGTGGTGGACGGCTCGGGAAGGTCCGTGCGGAGGACGTTCACGGTGTTGTCGCCGTGA